One window from the genome of Pandoraea fibrosis encodes:
- a CDS encoding Smr/MutS family protein, translating into MSKKPPKLGLGDLANLRESLAKETAAREAERLAAAKRAAQAKRDANVFRDSIGDIAPLSSKGATNRVEHPRQPPEPVARQTQEDEAAVLFESLSDEFDPEALLDTDDRLSYRRPGISHDAVLKLQRGEWVVQAQIDLHGMRRDEAREALSAFLHDAVKRGLRCVRVIHGKGLGSVNREPVLKDKVRGWLAQKNEVLAWAQAQGRDGGGGALVVLLQAAQTRAPRG; encoded by the coding sequence ATGAGCAAGAAGCCCCCCAAACTCGGCCTCGGCGATCTCGCCAACCTGCGCGAGTCCCTCGCCAAGGAAACGGCGGCGCGCGAAGCCGAACGCCTCGCCGCCGCCAAACGCGCCGCCCAAGCCAAGCGCGACGCGAACGTGTTCCGCGACAGCATCGGCGACATCGCCCCGCTCTCCAGCAAGGGCGCGACCAATCGCGTGGAGCACCCGCGCCAGCCGCCCGAGCCCGTCGCCCGTCAGACTCAGGAAGACGAAGCGGCCGTGCTCTTCGAGTCGCTTTCGGACGAATTCGACCCCGAAGCGCTGCTCGACACCGACGACCGCCTGTCGTATCGCCGTCCCGGCATCAGTCACGACGCCGTGCTCAAACTCCAACGCGGCGAATGGGTGGTGCAGGCGCAGATCGACCTGCATGGCATGCGTCGCGACGAAGCCCGCGAAGCGCTCTCCGCCTTCCTGCACGACGCCGTGAAGCGAGGCCTGCGTTGCGTGCGTGTGATTCATGGCAAAGGACTCGGCTCGGTGAATCGCGAACCGGTGCTCAAGGACAAAGTGCGCGGCTGGCTGGCACAGAAGAACGAAGTGCTGGCATGGGCGCAAGCACAGGGACGCGACGGCGGGGGTGGCGCACTGGTAGTATTGCTCCAGGCTGCGCAAACGCGAGCGCCGCGCGGGTAA
- a CDS encoding trimeric intracellular cation channel family protein, translating into MSAQLHTILAVMEAIAVLSCAISGFAEARKQHLDPVGAFVLAFATAFGGGTLRDVLLDHRPFYWVQHQWYTVIILVLSLSTSGVLRLVSRVATERVLLITDAIGLGFFSASGTSLALQTDMSAFMSVMMGVITGVGGGVMRDILCNEVPLVLRDTRPYAVCAFIGGWIYIALTYADLDPVYTLSISAFSVIFVRLITVAFDVRLKA; encoded by the coding sequence ATGAGCGCCCAACTGCATACGATACTGGCCGTCATGGAGGCCATTGCCGTACTGTCGTGCGCCATCTCCGGTTTCGCCGAAGCCCGCAAGCAGCACCTCGACCCGGTCGGCGCATTCGTGCTGGCCTTCGCGACCGCCTTCGGCGGCGGCACGTTGCGTGACGTGCTGCTCGATCACCGCCCTTTCTACTGGGTTCAACATCAGTGGTACACGGTCATCATTCTCGTCCTCTCGCTCTCGACGTCCGGCGTACTGCGGCTCGTCTCGCGCGTGGCCACTGAGCGCGTGCTGCTCATTACGGATGCGATCGGTCTGGGGTTCTTCAGCGCCTCGGGCACGTCGCTGGCGTTGCAGACCGACATGTCGGCGTTCATGTCCGTGATGATGGGCGTGATTACCGGCGTAGGCGGGGGCGTGATGCGCGACATCCTCTGCAATGAAGTGCCGCTGGTATTGCGAGACACACGGCCCTATGCGGTGTGCGCCTTCATCGGTGGCTGGATCTACATTGCGCTCACCTACGCGGACCTCGATCCCGTCTACACCTTGTCGATCAGCGCGTTCTCCGTCATTTTCGTGCGTCTGATCACTGTCGCGTTCGACGTGCGGCTCAAGGCCTGA
- a CDS encoding P-II family nitrogen regulator, with protein sequence MKRVTAIIKPFKLDEVREALAEVGVTGLTVTEVKGFGRQKGHTELYRGAEYVVDFLPKIKIEVVVSAAQAEQVIDAVLGAARTGKIGDGKIFVTDVERVIRIRTGEEGEQAV encoded by the coding sequence ATGAAACGCGTAACTGCCATCATCAAACCCTTCAAGCTCGACGAAGTCCGCGAAGCGCTGGCCGAAGTCGGCGTGACCGGCCTGACCGTCACGGAAGTGAAGGGCTTCGGCCGTCAGAAGGGGCACACCGAGCTGTATCGCGGCGCCGAGTACGTCGTCGACTTCCTGCCGAAGATCAAGATCGAAGTTGTGGTGAGCGCGGCGCAAGCCGAGCAGGTCATCGATGCGGTGCTGGGTGCGGCGCGCACCGGCAAGATCGGCGACGGCAAGATTTTTGTGACCGACGTCGAGCGCGTGATTCGCATCCGCACGGGCGAAGAGGGCGAGCAGGCGGTCTGA
- a CDS encoding NAD(+) synthase: MTNRFLNLYNHDFARVAVGVPQCRVADPVYNAAQTIALAKQADAAGAVLVAFPELGIPAYSCEDLFQQRALLDACNVALADIVAASRELGAALIVGMPVRVQQRLFNCAVVVARGRIHGVVPKTYLPNYSEFYEARQFNAADDAGVDTVTLLGSDVPFGSLIFEAADQPLLRFHCEICEDVWVPVPPSSFAALAGATVLVNLSASNVVVGKSAYRHQLVGQQSARCLAAYLYTSAGQGESTTDLAWDGQALIYENGDMLAESARFASESHLIYADIDLERLARERMHQTTFGVSVRRHADEVARFRTIKVDVTLPRDAELPLERAIERFPYVPSDPRRRDERCHEVYNIQVQALMQRLASSKIQKVVIGVSGGLDSTHALLVCAKVMDRLGLPRTNILAYTMPGFATSERTLRQARELMDAVGCTAREIDIRPSCMQMLKDLDHPFARGEEVYDVTFENVQAGERTNHLFRLANHLGAIVIGTGDLSELALGWCTYGVGDHMSHYNVNASVPKTLIMHLVRWVAETGQLGGAASSKPAPVKGGKDAGARRNVLIDILETEISPELVPGKANGAPEQRTEHFIGPYELQDFNLYYTLRFGYAPRKVAFLSWSAWHDASAGRWPDEGHLARNAYDLVAIKRNLRIFLDRFFRTSQFKRSCIPNAPKVGTGGSLSPRGDWRAPSDSESVVWLADLDKVPDDPRA; encoded by the coding sequence ATGACCAACCGATTTCTCAATCTCTACAATCACGATTTCGCACGTGTAGCCGTCGGGGTGCCGCAGTGCCGCGTGGCCGATCCGGTCTACAACGCTGCGCAGACCATCGCGCTGGCGAAGCAGGCGGACGCCGCAGGCGCGGTGCTCGTCGCTTTCCCCGAACTGGGCATCCCCGCCTATAGCTGCGAAGATCTGTTCCAGCAACGCGCGTTGCTCGACGCCTGCAACGTGGCGCTGGCCGACATCGTGGCGGCAAGCCGCGAGCTGGGCGCCGCGCTGATCGTGGGCATGCCGGTGCGCGTGCAGCAGCGACTGTTCAACTGCGCCGTGGTCGTCGCGCGCGGGCGCATTCATGGCGTCGTTCCCAAGACGTACCTGCCGAATTACAGCGAGTTCTACGAAGCCCGTCAGTTCAACGCCGCGGACGACGCCGGTGTCGATACGGTGACGTTGCTCGGCAGCGATGTGCCGTTCGGCTCACTCATCTTCGAAGCTGCCGATCAACCGTTGCTGCGCTTTCATTGCGAAATCTGCGAAGACGTCTGGGTGCCGGTGCCGCCGTCGTCGTTCGCGGCGCTGGCCGGCGCAACGGTGCTGGTCAATCTGTCGGCATCGAACGTGGTCGTCGGCAAGTCGGCCTATCGACATCAACTGGTCGGTCAGCAGTCGGCGCGATGCCTCGCGGCGTATCTCTACACCTCGGCCGGACAGGGCGAATCGACCACCGATCTTGCCTGGGACGGACAGGCGCTCATCTACGAGAACGGCGACATGCTGGCCGAGTCGGCACGCTTTGCCAGCGAGTCGCATCTGATTTATGCGGACATCGATCTGGAGCGGCTGGCGCGTGAGCGCATGCATCAGACGACCTTTGGCGTGTCGGTGCGCCGTCATGCCGACGAGGTCGCGCGTTTTCGCACGATCAAGGTCGATGTGACCCTGCCGCGCGATGCCGAGTTGCCGCTTGAGCGCGCCATCGAACGTTTCCCGTATGTGCCGTCCGACCCGCGCCGGCGCGATGAGCGTTGCCACGAGGTCTACAACATCCAGGTGCAGGCGCTGATGCAGCGTCTGGCATCGTCGAAGATTCAGAAGGTCGTGATCGGTGTGTCCGGCGGCCTCGACTCGACCCATGCGTTGCTTGTGTGCGCGAAGGTCATGGATCGCCTCGGTCTGCCGCGCACCAACATTCTGGCGTACACGATGCCGGGCTTCGCCACGAGCGAGCGCACGTTGCGTCAGGCGCGTGAGTTGATGGATGCGGTCGGGTGCACGGCGCGCGAAATCGATATCCGGCCGAGCTGCATGCAGATGCTCAAGGATCTCGACCACCCGTTTGCCAGGGGCGAGGAAGTCTACGACGTCACGTTCGAGAACGTGCAGGCGGGCGAGCGTACCAATCACCTGTTCCGTCTGGCGAATCATCTGGGCGCCATCGTGATCGGCACGGGCGACCTGAGCGAGTTGGCGCTGGGCTGGTGTACTTATGGCGTGGGCGACCATATGTCCCACTACAACGTGAACGCCAGCGTGCCCAAGACGCTCATCATGCACCTCGTGCGATGGGTGGCCGAGACGGGGCAGTTGGGCGGTGCGGCGTCGTCGAAGCCCGCGCCGGTCAAGGGTGGCAAGGACGCCGGGGCGCGTCGTAACGTCCTCATCGACATTCTCGAAACGGAAATCAGCCCCGAGCTGGTCCCCGGTAAGGCCAACGGCGCGCCCGAACAGCGCACCGAGCATTTCATCGGCCCCTACGAGTTGCAGGACTTCAACCTCTATTACACGTTGCGCTTCGGTTATGCCCCGCGCAAAGTGGCGTTCCTCTCGTGGAGCGCGTGGCACGACGCCTCGGCAGGCCGCTGGCCCGACGAAGGGCACCTCGCCCGCAACGCCTACGATCTGGTCGCGATCAAGCGCAACCTGCGGATTTTTCTGGACCGGTTCTTCCGCACGAGCCAGTTCAAGCGGTCGTGCATTCCGAACGCGCCGAAGGTCGGCACGGGGGGCTCGCTCTCGCCGCGCGGCGACTGGCGTGCGCCAAGCGATTCGGAGTCGGTGGTGTGGCTCGCGGATCTGGACAAGGTGCCAGACGACCCGCGCGCCTGA
- a CDS encoding GNAT family N-acetyltransferase, with the protein MSSDVVIRVVQSIEDVPADAWDALAGGNPFVRHAFLHAMHTSGCASKRTGWQPAYLLMHAGDVLVGAMPLYVKSHSRGEYVFDHAWADAFARHGLDYYPKLLCAVPFSPVTGPRLLARTHADRVALARGAIAFAKQLELSSIHVLFTHDDDLAALTEAGYLLREGVQFHWENPGFATFDDFLAQMNQEKRKKLRQDRRRVRDAGVTYRWLRGAEIDDAALDFFYRCYDNTYREHWNAPYLSRAFFGQLHAAMPDTLLLVMAERDGAPLACALNVVSGDTMYGRYWGTTDFVSGMHFETCYAQGIEYCIAHGLRSFEGGAQGVHKMSRGLLPTPTWSAHWIADQRFADAIAEFLDSETAAMDEHIGELEAHTPFKRPAS; encoded by the coding sequence CAATCGATTGAAGACGTGCCGGCCGACGCGTGGGATGCCCTCGCGGGTGGCAATCCCTTCGTGCGGCATGCGTTCCTGCATGCCATGCATACGAGCGGGTGCGCGTCGAAGCGCACCGGGTGGCAGCCGGCCTATCTGCTGATGCATGCCGGCGACGTGTTGGTGGGGGCCATGCCGCTTTACGTCAAATCCCATTCGCGCGGCGAATACGTTTTCGATCACGCTTGGGCCGACGCGTTTGCCCGTCACGGTCTGGACTACTACCCGAAGCTGCTGTGCGCCGTGCCGTTCTCGCCGGTCACGGGGCCGCGTCTGCTGGCGCGCACGCATGCCGACCGGGTTGCGCTCGCCCGGGGAGCGATTGCCTTCGCGAAGCAACTCGAGCTGTCGTCGATCCATGTGCTGTTCACGCACGACGACGATCTGGCGGCGCTGACCGAGGCGGGCTACCTGCTTCGCGAGGGCGTGCAGTTCCACTGGGAGAACCCGGGCTTCGCCACGTTCGACGATTTCCTCGCGCAGATGAATCAGGAGAAGCGCAAGAAGCTCAGGCAGGACCGTCGACGCGTGCGCGATGCGGGGGTGACCTACCGGTGGCTGCGCGGTGCCGAGATCGACGACGCGGCGCTCGATTTCTTCTATCGGTGCTACGACAACACGTATCGCGAGCACTGGAATGCGCCGTATCTGAGCCGGGCCTTCTTCGGTCAGTTGCACGCGGCGATGCCGGACACCTTGCTGCTCGTCATGGCCGAGCGCGATGGTGCGCCGTTGGCATGTGCGCTCAATGTGGTGAGCGGCGACACGATGTACGGGCGGTATTGGGGCACCACGGATTTCGTCTCCGGCATGCACTTCGAGACGTGCTACGCCCAGGGTATCGAGTACTGCATCGCGCACGGGTTGCGCAGCTTCGAGGGCGGGGCGCAGGGCGTGCACAAGATGTCGCGCGGTCTGTTGCCCACGCCCACGTGGTCGGCGCACTGGATCGCCGATCAGCGCTTCGCCGACGCCATTGCCGAGTTCCTCGATTCGGAGACGGCGGCGATGGACGAACACATCGGCGAGCTGGAAGCGCATACCCCGTTCAAACGTCCGGCGTCCTGA